One region of Candidatus Hydrogenedentota bacterium genomic DNA includes:
- the tsaB gene encoding tRNA (adenosine(37)-N6)-threonylcarbamoyltransferase complex dimerization subunit type 1 TsaB, translated as MIILSADTATSVNSVAVCKDGQILAESVVTCGRTHAERLLDTVTWVLREAGVALERVDALAISKGPGSFTGLRVGVATWKGLALGRGLPLVGVPTLAALSRVPGPVAGLVCPVLDARMGEVFAAAYQVDSGLREQVLPDCVASIETVAEKLKGRRVTMFGDGVRAYRERIAACLPGIRLLPETFWAPRASAVGCEALEMLLAGCKADPAAVQPVYLRKSQAEQNREEATGS; from the coding sequence ATGATAATCCTATCGGCAGATACTGCTACAAGCGTCAACTCGGTCGCGGTATGCAAGGACGGCCAGATCCTGGCGGAATCGGTGGTAACGTGCGGACGCACCCACGCAGAGCGGCTGCTGGACACGGTAACGTGGGTATTACGAGAGGCGGGCGTTGCTTTGGAACGCGTCGACGCGCTGGCTATCAGCAAAGGACCGGGCTCGTTCACGGGGTTGCGCGTTGGAGTGGCAACGTGGAAAGGTCTGGCGCTCGGGCGGGGACTTCCCCTGGTTGGCGTCCCTACGCTGGCAGCTCTGTCGCGGGTTCCGGGTCCGGTTGCAGGGCTTGTCTGCCCTGTTCTTGACGCGCGTATGGGAGAGGTGTTTGCGGCGGCGTACCAAGTGGACTCAGGCCTCCGGGAGCAGGTGCTTCCGGATTGCGTGGCGAGCATTGAGACGGTGGCCGAGAAATTGAAGGGCCGCCGGGTGACGATGTTCGGAGACGGTGTCAGGGCATATCGAGAGCGTATTGCGGCGTGTCTTCCCGGCATCCGGCTTCTTCCCGAGACATTCTGGGCGCCACGGGCGTCGGCTGTGGGGTGCGAAGCTCTCGAGATGCTGCTCGCAGGGTGCAAGGCCGATCCGGCGGCTGTGCAACCGGTATACCTTCGAAAATCACAAGCAGAGCAAAACCGGGAAGAAGCGACCGGCTCATGA
- a CDS encoding HU family DNA-binding protein, with amino-acid sequence MTKRELVIRVANKLGITQSTVAKIIEGAFETISQTLAEGKRWELRDFGVFEVKTRASRIGRNPRTGEQVPVPERKVVTFRPGKKMKELICGTEPTAYAEQKGRQQEAAPGDSSGDPPETPTF; translated from the coding sequence ATGACCAAGCGCGAGTTGGTAATCAGAGTGGCCAATAAGCTTGGGATAACCCAAAGCACAGTGGCCAAGATTATCGAAGGGGCCTTCGAGACCATCTCGCAGACACTTGCGGAAGGCAAACGTTGGGAATTGCGCGATTTTGGGGTTTTTGAGGTGAAGACCCGCGCATCGCGCATTGGCCGCAATCCGCGAACTGGGGAGCAAGTCCCCGTGCCTGAACGGAAGGTGGTTACGTTTCGGCCCGGCAAGAAGATGAAAGAATTGATATGCGGCACGGAGCCGACAGCATACGCTGAGCAGAAAGGCCGCCAGCAGGAAGCCGCACCCGGGGACTCGTCGGGTGATCCCCCGGAAACTCCTACCTTCTAA
- a CDS encoding site-2 protease family protein, which yields MDVPIAEILAAYVCLLFCLTLHEAAHAWAAERAGDPTGRLLGRITLNPLAHIDPFGTVLFPLTMMMTGLPVFGWAKPVPFQPTNLKNRRWGPVVVALAGPFSHLFQLLVLVFGARVAFYLLDPDISTLADSPWVFLLILLVHINLVLMLFNLIPVPPLDGHHVLYAFLPPAGQRVMDRIGPWGILIALLIMRYGLGAPLAFLRDLVMFLLFGGLGVSTAG from the coding sequence ATGGACGTGCCAATCGCTGAAATACTTGCTGCGTATGTCTGCCTCCTGTTCTGCCTTACCCTGCATGAGGCTGCTCACGCCTGGGCCGCTGAGCGCGCAGGAGACCCTACCGGACGCCTGCTGGGACGCATCACCCTTAACCCCTTGGCGCACATAGATCCCTTCGGTACGGTGCTGTTTCCCTTGACCATGATGATGACGGGGTTGCCCGTATTCGGCTGGGCCAAACCGGTACCGTTCCAGCCGACAAATCTCAAGAACCGGCGCTGGGGACCCGTAGTTGTCGCCCTGGCAGGACCGTTTTCTCACCTGTTTCAGCTGCTTGTTCTGGTCTTTGGGGCACGCGTGGCTTTCTACCTTCTTGACCCGGACATCTCAACGCTTGCGGATTCGCCATGGGTCTTCCTCCTCATCCTCTTGGTGCACATCAACCTTGTCTTGATGTTATTCAACCTGATTCCTGTGCCTCCCCTCGACGGCCATCATGTTCTCTATGCCTTTCTGCCGCCCGCCGGCCAACGTGTCATGGATAGGATAGGGCCATGGGGAATCCTTATCGCCCTGCTAATTATGCGGTACGGTCTCGGCGCGCCACTGGCCTTCCTCCGGGACCTTGTCATGTTTCTCCTGTTTGGGGGGCTCGGCGTGTCAACCGCGGGATGA
- a CDS encoding PfkB family carbohydrate kinase: MSITVVGSVALDTVETPAGRNEEGLGGAATYFSLAAVHYAPVNLVGVVGDDFPQEYVDLFERQGINLEGLERAPGRTFRWTGRYHDDVNQRDTLETQLNVFEDFHPKLPGAARKAKYLFLGNIHPSLQLEVLEQVEPTFIALDTMNLWIDIAQEELKQVMARLDAIIINDSEVKQLTGRSNVVKGAREITALGPRIVVVKKGEHGCLLCMEDGFFAAPAFPLDEVLDPTGAGDTFAGGFIGYLAQKDSVDKTTLRQAVIHGSVVASFACEDFGPGPLVTLTRKRIAERYARFKTLVKF; encoded by the coding sequence ATGAGCATTACCGTAGTCGGTTCCGTGGCCCTGGACACCGTAGAAACGCCCGCGGGCAGGAATGAGGAAGGCCTCGGCGGAGCCGCCACCTATTTCTCGCTCGCCGCCGTCCACTATGCGCCGGTCAACCTCGTAGGCGTGGTCGGAGACGATTTCCCGCAAGAGTACGTTGACCTCTTCGAGCGGCAGGGCATAAACCTCGAAGGGCTCGAGCGCGCTCCAGGAAGGACCTTTCGCTGGACGGGCCGCTATCACGATGATGTGAATCAGCGGGATACCCTCGAGACACAACTTAACGTGTTCGAAGATTTCCACCCCAAACTTCCTGGCGCGGCCCGGAAGGCCAAGTATCTTTTTCTCGGCAATATTCATCCGTCGCTCCAGCTGGAGGTGCTCGAACAAGTCGAACCCACGTTCATCGCCCTCGATACCATGAACCTGTGGATCGATATCGCACAGGAAGAATTGAAACAGGTGATGGCGCGTCTCGATGCAATCATCATCAACGACTCCGAGGTCAAACAACTCACGGGACGCAGCAATGTCGTCAAAGGCGCCCGGGAAATCACCGCCCTGGGCCCCCGCATCGTCGTCGTAAAGAAAGGCGAACACGGTTGTCTCCTGTGCATGGAAGACGGTTTCTTTGCAGCGCCCGCCTTTCCTCTTGACGAAGTCCTTGACCCGACCGGCGCGGGCGATACATTTGCGGGCGGGTTCATCGGGTACCTCGCCCAGAAAGATTCCGTCGACAAGACCACCCTGCGCCAGGCGGTAATTCACGGAAGCGTCGTGGCGTCGTTCGCATGCGAGGACTTTGGGCCGGGACCGCTCGTGACGCTTACCCGAAAGCGGATCGCCGAGCGGTATGCGCGGTTCAAAACCCTGGTGAAGTTCTAA
- a CDS encoding DUF1559 domain-containing protein — protein MRKKGFTLIELLVVIAIIGILAAILLPALARARESARRASCQNNLKQWGLVFKMYANEAKGEKFPPNQVFKDHVNPLDPTSLCARTNYPELVPNGTSIYPEYLTDPNIGGCPSDSDSELDSWHELGNPDLPWDPCRFRGTSYDYFAWAISVKEFLNAGVDENDAVFNGPDFVTALITGFQMDFVTALNDLITDWEDGTDTTFAVFESEPSVGNKTLYRLREGIERFFVTDINNPAGSAKAQSEIFVMFDDINPKNVDFMNHVPGGCNVLYMDGHVEFIRYPGESPVSKAFGAIMGSV, from the coding sequence ATGCGTAAGAAAGGATTCACACTTATCGAACTGCTGGTAGTCATCGCTATTATCGGCATTCTGGCGGCGATATTGCTGCCAGCGCTCGCCCGGGCGCGCGAATCGGCACGCCGGGCAAGTTGCCAAAACAATCTCAAGCAATGGGGCCTCGTGTTCAAGATGTATGCCAACGAGGCCAAGGGCGAGAAGTTCCCGCCGAACCAAGTGTTCAAAGACCATGTAAACCCATTGGATCCGACCAGCCTGTGCGCGCGCACAAACTATCCGGAACTGGTGCCAAACGGCACGTCCATTTATCCTGAATATCTAACCGATCCGAATATCGGCGGGTGCCCGTCCGACTCGGATTCCGAATTGGATAGCTGGCACGAACTCGGGAATCCGGACCTCCCATGGGATCCATGCAGATTCCGCGGGACGTCATATGACTATTTTGCATGGGCAATCAGCGTGAAAGAGTTTCTAAACGCGGGCGTTGACGAGAACGACGCCGTTTTCAACGGGCCGGATTTTGTCACGGCCCTCATAACGGGATTCCAAATGGATTTTGTAACGGCGCTCAACGACTTGATCACTGATTGGGAGGACGGCACGGATACAACCTTTGCGGTTTTCGAAAGCGAACCGTCGGTTGGCAACAAGACGCTCTACCGTCTTCGCGAAGGCATTGAACGGTTCTTCGTCACCGACATCAACAATCCCGCAGGCAGCGCGAAAGCGCAAAGCGAGATCTTCGTCATGTTCGATGACATCAACCCGAAGAACGTGGACTTCATGAACCACGTTCCGGGCGGATGCAACGTTCTGTACATGGATGGACATGTCGAGTTCATTCGGTACCCTGGCGAGAGCCCGGTTTCAAAAGCCTTTGGCGCTATCATGGGCTCGGTGTGA